The Pecten maximus chromosome 14, xPecMax1.1, whole genome shotgun sequence genome includes a region encoding these proteins:
- the LOC117342056 gene encoding putative lipoyltransferase 2, mitochondrial, with protein MAASRLVNVINLGRMGFMSAYSVQKNFVRQILDTVASGQKVFGQNVLLLAEHNPVYTIGLRDHTYTEDMASELRSKGAEFYKTDRGGLITFHGPGQLVVYPILNLHEFEPSMRWYVAALEKTMIKTCKHFDLDATTTDNVGVWIQDRKIGAIGVHGSRFVTHHGIALNCNTDLTWFKHIVPCGIEGKDVTSLSKELQQPVLIKDTISAFLQSFEREFQCSFSFAYMEDSDLDLITKEHFVHQEKKVAMRPQW; from the exons ATGGCAGCGTCAAGACTTGTGAATGTGATCAACCTTGGACGAATGGGGTTCATGTCGGCCTACAGTGTCCAGAAAAACTTTGTACGTCAGATATTGGATACAGTAGCTAGTGGTCAGAAGGTCTTTGGTCAGAATGTCCTTCTCCTGGCAGAGCACAATCCAGTGTACACCATTGGTCTTCGGGACCATACCTACACAGAGGACATGGCTAGTGAGCTCCGCTCCAAGGGGGCTGAGTTCTATAAGACCGACCGTGGAGGTCTGATAACATTCCATGGTCCGGGGCAGTTAGTCGTTTATCCTATTCTCAACCTTCATGAGTTTGAACCTAGCATGCGCTGGTATGTTGCAGCTCTAGAGAAGACCATGATAAAAACATGCAAGCATTTTGACCTAGATGCCACAACAACAGATAATGTTGGTGTCTGGATACAGGACAGGAAGATTGGAGCAATAG GTGTACACGGTAGCAGATTTGTGACACACCACGGTATTGCTCTTAACTGTAACACTGATCTCACTTGGTTCAAACACATTGTTCCGTGTGGAATTGAGGGTAAAGATGTGACATCGCTGTCTAAAGAACTCCAGCAGCCTGTGCTAATCAAGGACACTATCAGTGCCTTCCTTCAGTCCTTTGAGCGAGAGTTTCAGTGTTCATTCAGCTTTGCATACATGGAGGACTCGGACTTGGATCTTATCACTAAAGAGCATTTTGTTCATCAGGAAAAAAAGGTGGCCATGCGTCCACAGTGGTGA